From the genome of Phyllostomus discolor isolate MPI-MPIP mPhyDis1 chromosome 12, mPhyDis1.pri.v3, whole genome shotgun sequence, one region includes:
- the HSBP1 gene encoding heat shock factor-binding protein 1, protein MAETDPKTVQDLTSVVQTLLQQMQDKFQTMSDQIIGRIDDMSSRIDDLEKNIADLMTQAGVEELEGENKIPATQKS, encoded by the exons ATGGCCGAGACTGACCCCAAGACCGTGCAGGATCTCACCTCGGTG GTGCAGACACTCCTGCAACAGATGCAAGATAAGTTTCAGACCATGTCCGACCAGATCATTGGAAGAA TTGATGATATGAGTAGTCGCATTGATGACCTGGAGAAAAACATCGCAGACCTCATGACGCAGGCCGGGGTGGAAGAGCTGGAAGGGGAGAACAAGATACCCGCTACACAGAAGAGCTGA